From the Bacillus tuaregi genome, one window contains:
- a CDS encoding methyl-accepting chemotaxis protein, protein MQTEEIVSLSNTGTELSQLAEDRAYTGKKQIGKQSLNMSNITNSVDDISRDVQTLLSISNQMQEIINIVTGVADQTNLLSINAAIEAARAGEHGRGFAVVADEVRKLSEETKNSVTNVSNLITNTNVEVEKLTQSLEKIRAAVKEGNNSMSETEDHFEQILVTLDETKIKHNQISQEIVSFAHSVGELGKAFEEVAISADGLTMIAQKMN, encoded by the coding sequence ATGCAGACTGAAGAAATTGTCAGTTTATCCAATACAGGTACAGAATTATCTCAACTAGCAGAAGACCGGGCCTATACCGGAAAAAAACAGATTGGTAAACAAAGCCTCAATATGTCAAATATTACAAATTCAGTGGACGATATATCCAGAGATGTGCAAACCTTGCTTAGTATTTCGAATCAAATGCAGGAAATCATCAATATTGTGACAGGGGTGGCCGACCAAACAAATTTATTATCCATCAATGCTGCCATTGAAGCAGCTAGAGCAGGCGAACACGGACGAGGCTTTGCAGTCGTTGCGGATGAGGTTCGCAAACTATCGGAGGAAACCAAAAATTCTGTAACCAATGTGTCTAACTTAATTACTAATACCAATGTGGAAGTAGAAAAATTAACACAATCGTTGGAAAAGATTAGAGCAGCCGTCAAAGAAGGAAATAACAGCATGTCTGAAACAGAGGATCATTTCGAACAAATACTCGTAACACTCGATGAAACAAAAATCAAACATAATCAAATTAGTCAGGAAATCGTCTCCTTTGCTCACTCTGTTGGCGAATTAGGGAAAGCATTTGAGGAGGTTGCCATTTCGGCCGATGGTCTTACAATGATTGCGCAAAAGATGAACTAA
- a CDS encoding dimethylarginine dimethylaminohydrolase family protein, whose translation MVSIPNESHQMGCYNEYDPLKRVIVCQPQFLKVREEINKKQTQAQNDEIQIEKALKQHQEFLSTLQRYGIEVISVPYHKRYPEQVFTRDIGFTLGKTIFVADMANAVREGEEKYLKLWLEEDGISYYNIIGDRIEGGDLLIDEDTIYVGLSKRTNQQAINHLKELLHKQFHLYTIDFHDKFLHLDCVFNIVSSDHALIYPKALHSKDIATLQSRFEFIEVPEGEQATLGTNVLSIGNNRIISLPQNQKVNQQLRQHGFEVIEVDFLEVVQAGGSFRCCSLPIHRSKENK comes from the coding sequence ATGGTAAGCATTCCAAACGAAAGTCATCAAATGGGCTGTTACAATGAATATGATCCTTTAAAACGGGTGATTGTATGTCAACCACAATTTTTGAAAGTCCGTGAAGAAATCAATAAAAAACAAACTCAAGCTCAGAATGACGAAATTCAAATTGAAAAGGCACTAAAGCAGCATCAGGAATTCCTTTCTACATTACAACGTTACGGTATAGAGGTAATTTCTGTACCGTATCATAAGAGATATCCGGAGCAAGTATTTACTCGTGATATTGGTTTCACACTAGGAAAGACCATTTTTGTTGCGGACATGGCAAATGCTGTCCGTGAAGGTGAAGAGAAATACTTAAAGCTATGGCTTGAGGAAGATGGGATTTCCTATTACAACATTATTGGCGATAGAATTGAAGGGGGAGACCTTCTAATAGATGAGGATACCATCTATGTAGGCTTAAGTAAGCGTACAAATCAACAAGCAATAAACCACCTAAAAGAACTACTACATAAGCAATTCCATTTATACACGATTGATTTCCATGATAAATTCTTACATTTAGATTGCGTGTTTAACATTGTATCGTCAGACCATGCCTTAATTTACCCAAAGGCACTACATTCGAAAGACATAGCTACTCTGCAATCACGCTTTGAATTCATTGAAGTTCCGGAAGGAGAGCAAGCAACATTGGGAACAAATGTATTATCAATTGGAAATAATCGAATCATCAGTTTGCCACAAAATCAAAAAGTCAATCAGCAGCTGAGACAGCATGGCTTCGAAGTAATTGAAGTGGATTTCTTGGAAGTTGTTCAAGCAGGCGGGTCGTTTCGTTGTTGCTCACTCCCGATTCACAGAAGCAAGGAGAATAAATAA
- the ilvB gene encoding biosynthetic-type acetolactate synthase large subunit has protein sequence MSKIRDILSTPLNTTDLIQECFMKENVEVIFTSSDPTLSSFSAHLQQEGKIQSVIMQHEQAIVHAADGYARATGKIGVVIIPAGSGITNAITGIATAQMDSVPLVIISIQPTPKQKMECDDSRTIDTFGMTLPIVKYYFKAIDPINVQNIITDAFKLAFEGRPGPILIEIQEELLMRSIPDSRVHFAEKERNKLTKTISPKRIEQVKNEIINARKPVLFVGGGVTISGAAQLVKEFVEKTNIPVVSTMMGLGAFPSDHPCFLGMVGMHGTYAANKAIHRSDLLICLGLRFSDRVTGKISGFSPKSRKIQVDIDSAEINKIIKVDIPIVSDVKDFLYQLNPMVESGNTNEWLNEVSSWQKKVARYSDSDSNSQLKPQQVVELLNRYSNSQAIVATDVGQHQIWTSHYYPFNMPRTFITSGGLGTMGYGLPAAIGAALAKTGKEVILVSGDGSFQMNFQELITVAQYQLPIKIAILKNSYLGMVRQWQEMFYQGRYSSVRMLSPNFVALASAYGIEGLKANNLKEADNIIQQAFQQNKPFIMEFDITEEENVFPIVPPGGNNTEALYKK, from the coding sequence ATGAGTAAAATAAGAGATATTCTCTCAACCCCATTGAATACAACTGATTTAATTCAAGAGTGCTTTATGAAAGAAAATGTAGAAGTCATCTTTACTTCAAGTGATCCAACCCTGTCGTCGTTTTCTGCACACCTTCAGCAGGAGGGGAAGATTCAATCAGTAATAATGCAACATGAACAGGCCATTGTCCATGCTGCCGATGGGTATGCACGAGCAACCGGAAAGATTGGCGTAGTTATTATTCCTGCAGGCTCCGGTATTACCAATGCCATTACAGGTATTGCAACTGCCCAAATGGATTCAGTCCCGCTTGTTATTATTTCCATTCAACCTACACCAAAGCAAAAAATGGAATGTGACGATTCTCGGACAATCGATACATTCGGAATGACGTTACCCATTGTTAAGTATTATTTCAAGGCAATTGATCCAATTAATGTACAAAACATCATAACAGATGCATTTAAGCTTGCCTTCGAAGGACGCCCAGGACCTATCCTAATCGAAATTCAGGAAGAATTACTTATGCGTAGTATCCCAGATTCAAGAGTTCATTTTGCAGAAAAGGAAAGAAACAAGCTGACTAAAACAATTTCTCCTAAACGAATAGAGCAGGTAAAAAACGAAATCATAAACGCAAGGAAGCCCGTCCTCTTTGTTGGAGGTGGAGTAACGATTTCTGGAGCTGCTCAACTAGTAAAAGAGTTTGTTGAAAAAACAAACATTCCCGTTGTCAGCACGATGATGGGGTTAGGAGCCTTCCCAAGTGACCACCCTTGCTTTTTAGGTATGGTTGGGATGCATGGAACTTACGCAGCAAACAAAGCTATCCATCGTTCTGACTTGCTCATTTGCCTTGGTTTACGTTTTAGTGACCGTGTAACTGGAAAAATCAGCGGATTCTCACCTAAATCACGTAAAATACAAGTGGATATTGACAGTGCTGAAATAAATAAGATTATTAAGGTTGATATTCCAATTGTATCTGATGTAAAGGATTTTTTATATCAATTAAATCCAATGGTAGAATCAGGAAATACAAACGAATGGCTTAATGAAGTATCTTCTTGGCAAAAGAAGGTAGCCCGTTATTCGGATTCCGATTCAAACAGTCAATTAAAGCCTCAGCAGGTGGTTGAATTGCTAAATCGTTATTCAAATAGCCAAGCTATCGTTGCAACGGATGTTGGACAACACCAAATATGGACTTCTCATTATTATCCATTTAACATGCCTCGAACCTTTATTACTTCAGGTGGCTTAGGAACAATGGGCTATGGGCTGCCAGCTGCGATTGGTGCCGCACTGGCCAAAACAGGAAAAGAGGTTATTCTGGTTAGTGGAGACGGTAGTTTCCAAATGAATTTTCAGGAATTAATCACAGTAGCCCAATATCAGCTTCCCATTAAGATTGCTATCCTTAAGAACAGTTATTTAGGTATGGTTCGACAATGGCAGGAAATGTTTTATCAAGGTCGCTATTCTTCCGTAAGGATGTTATCACCTAACTTTGTAGCATTAGCATCTGCGTATGGAATCGAGGGATTAAAGGCAAATAATCTTAAAGAAGCAGATAACATTATTCAACAGGCTTTTCAACAAAACAAGCCCTTTATCATGGAATTTGATATTACAGAGGAAGAAAATGTATTTCCAATTGTTCCTCCAGGCGGAAATAACACGGAAGCCCTTTATAAAAAATAA
- a CDS encoding phasin family protein: protein MDLFKQVFTLGLGAAVVTKEQVEKMVDTLVQKGEVSRNESKELIQQWVEKGEQAKQEIDDIVKTRVNQALTNLNLVTKEDYQELERRIQALENKLSAKEETE, encoded by the coding sequence ATGGATCTTTTTAAACAGGTTTTTACACTCGGGTTAGGTGCAGCAGTTGTTACAAAGGAACAAGTTGAAAAAATGGTTGATACACTTGTACAAAAAGGTGAAGTGAGCAGAAATGAATCAAAAGAATTGATTCAGCAATGGGTTGAAAAAGGTGAACAAGCGAAGCAAGAAATAGATGATATCGTGAAGACTAGAGTGAATCAGGCTTTAACCAATTTAAATCTCGTGACAAAAGAAGACTATCAGGAGCTAGAGCGCAGAATCCAAGCACTTGAAAATAAACTATCAGCAAAAGAAGAAACCGAATAA
- the thiT gene encoding energy-coupled thiamine transporter ThiT: protein MNKVRLTALVEASFFAVFAIILDFLPSIKLSPSISISFAMVPIFILAFRWGVKVSVISGFLWGILQIAMGEAWIATPVQGFIEYFLAFAFIGLAGLFHKQIQSNLQSSKKKKAIAWIVVAVIAGSFARYFWHFLAGVFFFGSYAPEGMSPVLFSFLANGATMLGSAVLCSIVVGLLLSTAPRLVIRKTKDTATTHKHVS, encoded by the coding sequence ATGAATAAAGTAAGGCTAACAGCTTTGGTAGAAGCTTCTTTTTTTGCTGTATTTGCCATTATTCTTGATTTTCTGCCATCTATTAAGCTTTCACCATCCATTTCCATTTCATTCGCGATGGTACCTATCTTTATCCTTGCTTTCCGTTGGGGAGTGAAGGTAAGCGTGATTTCAGGTTTTCTTTGGGGAATCTTGCAAATTGCCATGGGGGAAGCCTGGATTGCCACACCTGTACAGGGATTTATTGAATATTTTCTTGCTTTTGCTTTTATTGGTTTAGCAGGGCTTTTTCACAAGCAAATCCAAAGCAATTTACAAAGCAGCAAGAAGAAAAAAGCTATTGCTTGGATTGTGGTAGCAGTTATTGCAGGCAGCTTTGCCCGATATTTCTGGCATTTCCTCGCAGGGGTATTTTTCTTTGGTAGCTATGCACCTGAAGGAATGTCACCGGTATTATTCTCGTTTCTAGCAAATGGAGCAACCATGCTCGGTTCAGCTGTCTTATGCTCCATTGTTGTCGGGCTGCTCTTGTCCACTGCGCCAAGATTAGTTATTCGTAAGACAAAGGATACTGCCACAACACATAAACATGTCTCATAA
- a CDS encoding SIR2 family protein: MIQELANAIRNKDVILFVGSGVPKNLGLPVYSELINQMAENLGFEPSQFNSWGNGDFLIMAEFYYNQKGTLGALRSWMDRLWHHSNIHIGKSEIYKLIIDLDFPVIYTTNFDRWLEYAYDFYKKEYTKVTNVADIARIKMNKTQIIKFHGDFDDDSSLVLTESSFFKRLDFESPLDIKLRYDSLEKSILFIGYSLSDINIRYMLYKLHKQWKESNHEHIRPKSYILLVEPNPIKESILKDRGIIPIVSANEEPGTALTNFLKGIKEKL, translated from the coding sequence ATGATACAGGAATTGGCAAATGCCATTAGAAATAAAGATGTTATCCTTTTTGTTGGATCTGGTGTTCCCAAAAATTTAGGATTACCTGTGTATTCAGAGTTAATCAACCAAATGGCTGAGAATCTTGGCTTTGAACCATCACAATTCAACTCTTGGGGAAATGGTGATTTTCTGATTATGGCTGAATTTTATTATAATCAAAAAGGGACATTGGGTGCTTTAAGAAGCTGGATGGATCGATTATGGCATCATTCCAATATTCATATTGGAAAATCAGAAATATATAAATTGATTATCGACTTGGATTTTCCCGTAATTTATACAACAAATTTCGATCGCTGGCTTGAGTATGCGTACGATTTTTATAAAAAGGAATATACAAAAGTGACTAATGTAGCGGATATTGCAAGGATTAAAATGAATAAAACACAAATTATCAAGTTCCATGGAGACTTTGATGACGATTCATCACTTGTATTAACGGAATCGAGTTTTTTTAAGCGACTTGACTTTGAATCGCCATTAGATATCAAGCTGCGTTATGATTCTCTTGAAAAATCGATTTTATTTATTGGCTATAGCTTGTCAGATATCAATATTCGCTATATGCTATACAAGCTTCATAAACAGTGGAAAGAATCTAATCATGAGCATATCAGACCAAAATCGTATATTTTATTAGTTGAGCCTAATCCTATTAAAGAAAGTATATTAAAGGATAGAGGTATTATTCCCATCGTCTCTGCAAATGAAGAACCAGGAACAGCTTTAACGAACTTTCTAAAGGGAATTAAAGAAAAACTATAA
- a CDS encoding MerR family transcriptional regulator produces the protein MNTRAVAKLLGISTSTVQRWVKQLKLEMERNELGHFIFSEEDIELLKQVKKQLQEGTLLQDISIQLPKRAGTFKQKQPDGDIDELAQKVKSLEISLQQKADDVVSYQILQHRREMEELQEQIIILTERVTQLENVIREKSEIAASIEIEKNKPRKKKSFFQLIFGS, from the coding sequence TTGAATACAAGAGCAGTTGCTAAATTGCTAGGAATCTCGACTAGTACTGTCCAAAGATGGGTAAAACAACTAAAATTAGAGATGGAAAGAAATGAACTAGGTCATTTTATTTTTTCCGAAGAGGATATAGAATTATTAAAGCAGGTGAAGAAGCAGCTTCAGGAAGGAACCCTATTACAGGATATTTCCATACAGCTTCCAAAACGGGCAGGTACCTTCAAACAAAAACAGCCGGATGGGGATATAGATGAATTGGCTCAAAAAGTCAAAAGTCTGGAAATCAGTCTCCAACAGAAAGCTGATGATGTTGTATCCTACCAAATCTTACAGCATCGAAGAGAAATGGAAGAGCTTCAAGAGCAAATAATCATATTAACGGAGAGAGTCACCCAGCTGGAGAATGTGATAAGAGAAAAATCTGAAATAGCCGCAAGCATTGAAATTGAAAAGAATAAGCCTCGTAAAAAGAAAAGCTTTTTCCAATTGATTTTTGGAAGCTAA